A single window of Cytobacillus luteolus DNA harbors:
- a CDS encoding ribonuclease HII — MKNKTIKDIEQMLEGIIDSNHPLIAEYKKDDRVGVQKALTRWEKTKRETESLELLFKEMSEYENNLYHQGINTIAGVDEVGRGPLAGPVVAAAVILPKGFKLLGLNDSKKLTDNMKNDLFEAINKEALAIGIGIISAEKIDEVNIYEATKLAMVKAINQLSIKPEHLLIDAMKLPINIPQTSIIKGDSASISIAASSIVAKVTRDRLMKRLGDIYPEYGFENHMGYGTKEHINALQEFGSTIEHRQSFAPVASVKKMF, encoded by the coding sequence ATGAAAAATAAAACGATTAAAGATATTGAACAAATGCTTGAAGGGATTATAGATTCAAATCATCCGTTAATTGCTGAATATAAAAAGGATGATAGGGTTGGTGTCCAAAAGGCACTCACCAGATGGGAAAAGACTAAAAGAGAAACAGAAAGTCTTGAATTATTGTTTAAAGAAATGTCTGAGTATGAAAATAATCTGTATCATCAAGGAATTAATACAATTGCAGGGGTTGATGAGGTTGGTCGCGGCCCACTAGCTGGTCCTGTAGTTGCTGCAGCGGTAATTCTGCCTAAAGGCTTCAAACTTTTGGGTTTGAATGATTCTAAAAAGTTAACTGATAACATGAAAAATGACCTTTTTGAGGCTATTAATAAGGAAGCGTTAGCTATTGGTATAGGAATTATCTCAGCTGAAAAAATAGACGAAGTAAATATATATGAAGCTACAAAACTTGCAATGGTCAAAGCAATAAATCAACTATCTATAAAACCAGAACATTTACTAATAGATGCAATGAAACTCCCTATCAATATTCCCCAAACTTCCATAATCAAAGGAGATTCAGCAAGTATCTCCATCGCTGCAAGCTCAATTGTAGCAAAGGTTACTAGAGACAGACTTATGAAAAGGTTGGGAGATATTTACCCTGAATATGGCTTTGAGAATCATATGGGCTATGGAACGAAAGAGCATATTAATGCGTTACAAGAGTTTGGTTCTACAATAGAACATCGCCAATCCTTCGCGCCAGTTGCCTCAGTAAAGAAGATGTTTTAA
- the codY gene encoding GTP-sensing pleiotropic transcriptional regulator CodY — protein MALLEKTRKINSMLQKAAGKPVNFKEMAETLRDVIVCNVFVLSRRGKLLGFAINQQIENERMKKMLEDRQFPEEYTKSLFNIPETSSNLDVESEYTAFPVENRELFKNGLTTIVPIIGGGERLGTLILSRLEQSFENDDLILAEYGATVVGMEILREKAEEIEEEARSKAVVQMAISSLSYSELEAIEHIFEELNGSEGLLVASKIADRVGITRSVIVNALRKLESAGVIESRSLGMKGTYIKVLNDKFLVELSKLKAN, from the coding sequence ATGGCATTATTAGAAAAAACAAGAAAGATTAACTCAATGTTACAAAAGGCTGCTGGCAAACCAGTTAACTTCAAGGAAATGGCTGAAACATTACGTGATGTTATCGTATGTAATGTATTTGTATTAAGTCGTAGAGGAAAATTACTTGGATTTGCTATTAATCAGCAAATTGAGAATGAGCGTATGAAGAAGATGCTTGAAGATCGTCAGTTTCCAGAAGAGTATACAAAAAGCTTATTCAATATCCCAGAAACATCTTCAAACCTTGACGTAGAAAGTGAATATACTGCATTCCCTGTTGAAAACAGAGAGTTATTTAAGAACGGTTTAACAACAATTGTTCCAATCATTGGTGGAGGAGAGCGTTTAGGTACACTAATATTATCTCGCTTAGAACAATCTTTTGAAAATGATGATTTAATTCTTGCTGAATATGGTGCAACAGTTGTTGGAATGGAGATTCTCCGTGAAAAGGCTGAGGAGATTGAAGAGGAAGCTAGAAGTAAAGCTGTTGTTCAAATGGCAATTAGCTCATTATCGTATAGTGAGTTAGAAGCAATTGAGCATATTTTTGAAGAGCTGAACGGAAGCGAAGGACTATTAGTGGCTAGTAAAATTGCTGACCGAGTAGGAATCACAAGATCCGTTATCGTAAATGCATTACGTAAGCTTGAAAGTGCTGGAGTTATTGAGTCGCGTTCCTTAGGGATGAAAGGAACGTATATCAAAGTTCTAAATGATAAATTCTTAGTAGAATTATCTAAGTTAAAAGCAAATTAA
- the hslU gene encoding HslU--HslV peptidase ATPase subunit, translating into MKNNLTPRQIVEMLDQYIVGQRDAKKAVAVALRNRYRRSKLNDQLRDEIVPKNILMIGPTGVGKTEIARRLAKLVGAPFIKVEATKFTEVGYVGRDVESMVRDLIETSIRLVKEEKMNSVMGKAEENANKRIVELLVPAPQKQNAYKNPLEMLFGGGQSNVQTEPETIKEDESISDKRKRITHQLALGELEDHYVTVEVDEQQPSMFDMLQGSGMEQMGMNMQDALSNFMPKKRKKRKLTVREARKVLTTEEASKLIDMDEVSQDAIFRAEQSGIIFIDEIDKIAGKNQSSSADVSREGVQRDILPIVEGSTVVTKYGSVKTDHVLFIAAGAFHMAKPSDLIPELQGRFPIRVELTKLTVDDFVRILVEPDNALLKQYIALLETEGIKLEFSDDAIRRLAEIAYQVNQDTDNIGARRLHTIMERLLEDLSFEAPEISMGTVTITSKYVDEKLNTIVKNKDLSQFIL; encoded by the coding sequence ATGAAAAATAATCTAACTCCACGTCAAATTGTTGAAATGCTTGATCAATATATAGTAGGTCAAAGAGATGCTAAAAAGGCTGTTGCAGTTGCGTTAAGAAATCGCTATCGCCGTAGCAAACTAAATGATCAACTTCGGGATGAAATCGTTCCCAAGAATATCTTAATGATTGGTCCTACAGGAGTAGGGAAAACCGAAATCGCAAGAAGGCTAGCAAAACTAGTAGGTGCTCCGTTTATTAAGGTCGAAGCAACAAAGTTTACAGAGGTTGGTTATGTAGGACGAGATGTAGAATCAATGGTCCGGGACTTAATTGAAACCTCGATAAGGTTAGTTAAAGAAGAAAAGATGAATAGCGTAATGGGGAAGGCAGAAGAGAATGCCAACAAACGTATTGTCGAGCTATTGGTGCCTGCCCCACAAAAGCAAAATGCGTATAAGAACCCACTAGAAATGCTTTTTGGTGGCGGTCAATCTAATGTTCAAACTGAGCCAGAAACAATAAAAGAGGATGAAAGTATTTCTGATAAACGAAAGAGAATTACCCATCAACTTGCTCTTGGAGAACTTGAAGATCATTACGTAACAGTTGAAGTTGATGAACAGCAGCCATCAATGTTCGATATGCTTCAAGGTTCAGGTATGGAACAGATGGGCATGAATATGCAGGATGCTCTTAGTAATTTCATGCCAAAAAAACGCAAAAAAAGAAAGCTTACTGTTAGAGAAGCAAGAAAGGTACTTACAACTGAAGAAGCATCAAAATTGATTGATATGGATGAAGTTAGCCAAGATGCGATTTTTAGAGCGGAGCAATCTGGTATTATCTTTATTGATGAGATAGACAAAATTGCTGGTAAGAATCAATCTTCTTCTGCAGATGTTTCTAGAGAAGGAGTACAAAGAGATATTTTGCCTATTGTTGAAGGGTCAACGGTTGTTACAAAATATGGTTCCGTAAAAACAGATCATGTCTTGTTTATCGCAGCTGGTGCATTCCATATGGCTAAGCCATCTGATTTGATTCCAGAACTACAAGGGCGTTTTCCGATTAGAGTTGAACTAACAAAGCTAACGGTTGATGACTTTGTAAGAATTTTGGTTGAACCGGATAATGCATTACTTAAACAATACATTGCTTTATTAGAAACGGAAGGTATAAAACTAGAATTTTCTGACGATGCTATTCGTAGATTGGCTGAAATTGCATACCAAGTAAATCAAGATACTGATAATATTGGTGCAAGAAGGTTACATACAATTATGGAAAGATTGTTAGAAGATTTATCTTTTGAGGCACCTGAAATTTCGATGGGTACGGTGACAATTACTTCAAAATATGTTGATGAAAAGTTAAATACTATTGTTAAAAACAAAGATTTAAGTCAATTTATTTTATAA
- the topA gene encoding type I DNA topoisomerase, which translates to MSDYLVIVESPAKAKTIERYLGKKYKVKASMGHVRDLPKSQMGVDTTNNYEPKYITIRGKGPVLKELKTAAKKAKKIFLAADPDREGEAIAWHLAHTLNIDISSDCRVVFNEITKDAIKESFKHPRAINMDLVDAQQARRILDRLVGYNISPLLWKKVKKGLSAGRVQSVAVRLIIEREKEIKDFIPEEYWTIRADFVKGKESFDGQFYGMDGSKLELTNEDDVNKVLNRLSGNGFTVQTVTKKERKRNPAPPFITSSLQQEAARKLNFRAKKTMMLAQQLYEGIDLGKEGTVGLITYMRTDSTRISETAQNEAADYITSSFGSDFLSDNKKKENKGANTQDAHEAIRPTSTLREPNSMKEYLSRDQLRLYKLIWERFVASQMAPAVMDTMSVDLVNQDIIFRATGSKVKFPGFMKVYVEGTDDSVEEKDKMLPDLKEGDKVISKDIDPKQHFTQPPPRYTEARLVRTLEELGIGRPSTYAPTLDTIQKRGYVSLDNKRFIPTELGEIVLELILEFFPEILDVEFTAKMENGLDEVEEGKVEWVNVIDSFYNGFEKRLEKAENEMQEVEIKDEPAGVDCEECNHPMVFKMGRYGKFMACSNFPDCRNTKAIVKEIGVTCPSCHEGSIIERKSKKRRIFYGCDTYPKCEFLSWDKPLARKCPKCESMLVEKKLKKGQQVQCVECDYKEETQK; encoded by the coding sequence ATGTCTGACTACTTAGTCATAGTTGAATCACCAGCAAAAGCAAAAACAATTGAACGATATCTAGGTAAAAAATATAAAGTGAAAGCTTCCATGGGACATGTTCGTGATTTACCTAAAAGTCAAATGGGAGTTGATACGACAAATAATTATGAACCTAAATATATAACAATTCGTGGTAAAGGACCTGTTTTGAAAGAGCTAAAGACAGCTGCAAAGAAAGCAAAAAAAATCTTCCTCGCAGCCGACCCCGATAGAGAAGGTGAGGCAATTGCATGGCATTTAGCTCATACGCTTAATATAGATATTTCTTCTGATTGTCGAGTAGTTTTTAATGAAATTACGAAAGACGCAATTAAAGAATCCTTTAAACATCCTCGAGCAATAAATATGGATCTAGTAGATGCTCAACAAGCTCGTAGGATTCTTGACCGTCTCGTTGGCTACAATATTAGCCCGTTGCTATGGAAAAAGGTTAAAAAGGGCCTGAGTGCAGGAAGAGTTCAATCTGTTGCAGTAAGGTTAATCATTGAGCGTGAAAAAGAGATTAAAGACTTCATACCGGAAGAATATTGGACAATTAGGGCTGACTTTGTTAAAGGTAAGGAAAGTTTTGATGGTCAGTTTTACGGTATGGATGGTTCGAAACTAGAGTTAACAAATGAAGATGACGTGAATAAAGTGTTAAACAGGTTAAGTGGTAATGGATTCACTGTTCAAACGGTCACGAAAAAAGAGCGTAAAAGGAACCCAGCACCACCATTTATTACTTCATCCTTACAGCAAGAGGCTGCCCGAAAGCTAAATTTCAGGGCTAAAAAGACCATGATGCTTGCCCAGCAATTATACGAAGGTATTGACTTGGGTAAAGAAGGAACTGTTGGTTTAATTACATATATGAGAACAGATTCAACACGTATTTCTGAAACTGCTCAAAACGAAGCGGCAGACTATATTACAAGTAGCTTTGGCTCAGATTTTCTCTCTGATAATAAAAAGAAAGAAAATAAAGGTGCGAATACTCAGGACGCGCATGAAGCAATTCGTCCAACTTCTACTCTAAGAGAACCAAATAGTATGAAGGAGTATCTAAGTAGAGACCAACTAAGACTTTATAAATTAATATGGGAACGTTTTGTAGCTAGCCAAATGGCACCTGCTGTAATGGATACAATGAGTGTAGATCTTGTGAACCAAGATATCATTTTTAGGGCGACTGGATCTAAAGTTAAATTCCCTGGCTTTATGAAGGTATATGTTGAAGGAACCGATGACAGTGTAGAGGAAAAAGATAAAATGCTTCCTGATTTAAAGGAAGGGGACAAAGTTATCTCCAAAGATATTGATCCGAAACAACATTTCACTCAACCACCTCCTAGATACACTGAGGCTCGATTGGTTAGAACGCTTGAAGAATTGGGTATTGGTCGCCCTTCTACTTATGCACCAACACTTGATACCATTCAAAAACGAGGATATGTATCTCTGGATAATAAACGATTCATTCCTACAGAACTAGGTGAAATCGTTTTAGAGCTAATACTAGAATTCTTCCCGGAGATACTAGATGTTGAATTTACAGCGAAGATGGAGAATGGTTTAGATGAGGTAGAGGAAGGCAAGGTTGAATGGGTAAATGTAATCGACTCCTTCTATAACGGGTTTGAGAAGCGCCTTGAAAAGGCTGAGAATGAAATGCAAGAAGTAGAGATTAAAGATGAGCCAGCAGGTGTTGATTGCGAAGAATGTAATCACCCGATGGTCTTTAAAATGGGACGTTACGGTAAGTTTATGGCATGTTCGAATTTTCCAGACTGCCGTAATACGAAGGCCATTGTAAAAGAAATAGGTGTAACATGTCCAAGTTGTCATGAAGGAAGTATTATTGAGCGTAAAAGTAAAAAACGTAGAATCTTCTATGGCTGCGACACGTATCCAAAGTGTGAGTTTCTTTCTTGGGATAAACCGCTTGCTCGAAAGTGTCCTAAGTGTGAAAGCATGCTTGTAGAGAAAAAGCTCAAAAAAGGACAACAGGTTCAATGTGTAGAGTGTGATTACAAAGAAGAGACGCAAAAATAG
- a CDS encoding EscU/YscU/HrcU family type III secretion system export apparatus switch protein, translating into MNVEKKQHPKAIALSYDSSIHSAPRLTAKGKGKVAENIIKIAKEQKIPIQDDPTLVELLSQLKINETIPDELYQVVAEIFAFIYKVDKKLDA; encoded by the coding sequence ATGAATGTTGAAAAAAAGCAACACCCTAAGGCTATTGCTCTTTCTTATGACTCTTCAATACATTCTGCACCAAGATTAACTGCTAAAGGAAAAGGGAAGGTTGCCGAGAACATCATAAAGATTGCAAAAGAACAAAAAATACCGATTCAGGATGATCCAACCCTTGTAGAATTATTGAGTCAATTAAAAATAAATGAAACCATCCCAGACGAGCTATACCAAGTTGTAGCAGAAATATTTGCTTTTATTTATAAAGTAGACAAAAAACTAGATGCGTAA
- the sucD gene encoding succinate--CoA ligase subunit alpha, which translates to MSVFINKNTKVLVQGITGSTALFHTKQMLEYGTNIVGGVTPGKGGTEVEGVPVFNTVTDAVNATGANASVIYVPAPFAADAIMEAVDAELDLVICITEHIPVLDMVKVKRYMEGKKTRLVGPNCPGVITPDECKIGIMPGYIHTKGHVGVVSRSGTLTYEAVHQLTQEGIGQSTAVGIGGDPVNGTDFIDVLKAFNEDEDTYAVIMIGEIGGTAEEEAAEWVKANMTKPVVGFIGGQTAPPGKRMGHAGAIISGGKGTAEEKIKTMNECGIKVAETPSVMGETLISVLKEQGLYEKCKTH; encoded by the coding sequence ATGAGCGTATTTATTAATAAAAATACAAAAGTACTAGTACAAGGTATTACTGGTTCTACAGCTTTATTCCATACGAAGCAAATGCTTGAATACGGTACAAATATCGTAGGTGGAGTAACACCTGGTAAAGGTGGTACAGAAGTAGAAGGAGTTCCTGTATTCAATACAGTGACTGACGCTGTAAATGCTACAGGAGCAAATGCATCTGTTATTTATGTTCCAGCACCATTTGCTGCTGATGCAATTATGGAAGCTGTTGATGCGGAATTAGACCTAGTTATATGTATAACTGAACATATTCCAGTATTAGATATGGTTAAAGTTAAGCGTTATATGGAAGGGAAAAAGACTCGCTTAGTGGGTCCTAACTGTCCTGGAGTTATCACTCCAGATGAGTGTAAAATTGGGATTATGCCAGGTTACATTCATACAAAAGGACATGTAGGTGTTGTTTCTCGTTCTGGAACGTTAACTTATGAGGCTGTACACCAATTAACTCAAGAAGGTATTGGGCAATCAACTGCAGTTGGTATTGGTGGAGATCCAGTTAATGGTACAGATTTCATCGATGTGCTTAAAGCATTTAACGAAGATGAAGATACGTATGCAGTTATTATGATTGGTGAAATCGGTGGTACTGCTGAAGAAGAGGCAGCTGAGTGGGTTAAAGCAAACATGACTAAACCTGTTGTTGGCTTTATCGGTGGTCAAACTGCACCTCCAGGAAAGCGTATGGGCCATGCTGGAGCAATCATCTCAGGTGGTAAAGGTACTGCAGAAGAAAAAATTAAAACAATGAATGAGTGTGGCATTAAAGTTGCTGAAACTCCATCAGTAATGGGAGAAACATTAATCTCTGTTCTTAAAGAACAAGGACTATATGAAAAATGTAAAACTCATTAA
- the sucC gene encoding ADP-forming succinate--CoA ligase subunit beta → MNIHEYQGKEILRKYGVAVPNGKVAFTVEEAVDAAKELGTAVCVVKAQIHAGGRGKAGGVKVAKNLDEVRTYASEILGKTLITHQTGPEGKEVKRLLIEEGCDIKKEYYIGLVLDRATSRVVLMASEEGGTEIEEVAEATPEKIFKEVIDPVLGLTGFQARRIAFNINIPKELVGQAVKFMMSLYTAFVEKDCSIAEINPLVVTGDGKVMALDAKLNFDANALYRQKDIVEYRDLDEEDAKEIEASKYDLSYISLDGNIGCMVNGAGLAMSTMDIIKHYGGDPANFLDVGGGATAEKVTEAFKIILSDKAVKGIFVNIFGGIMKCDVIAEGVVAATKQVGLEIPLVVRLEGTNVDLGKKILQESGLNITAAESMADGAQKIVSLVG, encoded by the coding sequence ATGAATATCCATGAGTATCAAGGGAAAGAAATCCTCAGAAAATACGGGGTTGCTGTTCCAAATGGTAAAGTAGCATTTACGGTTGAAGAAGCTGTTGACGCTGCAAAAGAACTTGGCACTGCAGTTTGTGTAGTAAAGGCTCAAATCCATGCAGGTGGACGTGGAAAAGCCGGTGGAGTTAAGGTAGCAAAGAATCTTGATGAGGTTCGTACATATGCTAGTGAAATTCTTGGTAAAACATTAATCACACATCAAACAGGTCCAGAAGGTAAAGAGGTTAAGCGCTTACTGATTGAAGAAGGCTGCGATATTAAAAAAGAATATTATATTGGTCTAGTTTTAGATCGTGCAACTTCACGTGTTGTGTTAATGGCATCAGAAGAGGGCGGAACTGAAATCGAAGAGGTTGCAGAAGCAACACCTGAAAAAATCTTCAAGGAAGTTATTGATCCTGTATTAGGATTAACAGGTTTCCAAGCTCGTAGAATTGCTTTCAACATTAACATTCCAAAAGAATTAGTTGGTCAAGCAGTTAAATTCATGATGAGCTTATATACTGCATTTGTTGAAAAAGATTGCTCTATCGCTGAAATTAACCCATTAGTTGTAACTGGTGATGGAAAAGTAATGGCATTAGACGCAAAATTAAATTTCGATGCTAATGCTCTATACCGCCAAAAAGATATTGTTGAATATCGTGATTTAGATGAAGAAGATGCAAAAGAGATTGAAGCATCTAAATATGACCTAAGCTATATTTCACTTGATGGAAATATTGGTTGTATGGTTAATGGTGCTGGTCTTGCTATGTCTACAATGGATATTATTAAACATTACGGTGGAGACCCCGCTAACTTCCTTGATGTTGGGGGCGGTGCAACAGCAGAGAAGGTTACAGAAGCATTCAAAATTATTCTATCTGACAAAGCAGTTAAAGGTATTTTTGTAAATATCTTTGGTGGAATTATGAAATGTGACGTAATTGCAGAAGGTGTTGTAGCAGCGACAAAACAAGTTGGTTTAGAAATTCCACTTGTAGTTCGTTTAGAAGGTACAAATGTTGACTTAGGTAAGAAGATTTTACAAGAGTCAGGTCTTAATATTACTGCTGCTGAATCTATGGCAGATGGCGCACAAAAAATCGTATCACTTGTAGGATAG
- the dprA gene encoding DNA-processing protein DprA — protein MKNVRDRLIHLHHCRGVSWKGIVALLKYDPSLDSIYSFSHKTVESLLTLSKSTAQIFLKDLHSIEIQSMLKQYNEQNIHLITIFDQDYPDQLKQIFDPPWVLYAKGDLALLHEKKQLSVVGTRLPTAYGYYCMEKLIIPLIEKQWCIISGMAEGIDTKAHQLAINNGGRTIAIIGSGFNYIYPKSNLKLVDMIIQEHLILSEYPPNTKPQRWHFPMRNRIISGMSKGTIVVEAKDRSGSLITADQALQQGREVFAVPGSILSNKSTGTNKLIQQGAKLVLSHIDILEELEEEYYV, from the coding sequence ATGAAAAACGTTAGGGATCGATTAATCCATTTACACCATTGTAGAGGTGTTAGTTGGAAAGGAATTGTAGCTCTTCTAAAATATGACCCGTCATTAGACTCTATCTATTCGTTTTCCCACAAAACTGTAGAATCTCTTCTTACTCTCTCCAAATCCACTGCACAAATTTTCCTAAAAGATTTGCATTCTATTGAAATCCAAAGTATGCTAAAACAATATAATGAACAAAATATTCATTTAATTACCATTTTTGATCAAGATTATCCAGACCAACTTAAGCAAATCTTTGATCCGCCTTGGGTGTTGTATGCGAAAGGTGATCTAGCTCTTCTTCATGAGAAAAAGCAACTAAGTGTGGTCGGAACTAGATTACCTACAGCCTACGGATATTACTGTATGGAAAAGTTGATCATCCCATTGATTGAAAAACAATGGTGTATTATAAGTGGTATGGCAGAAGGTATTGATACGAAGGCACATCAACTTGCTATTAATAACGGGGGAAGAACAATTGCTATTATAGGAAGTGGCTTTAATTATATCTATCCAAAAAGCAACTTGAAACTGGTAGATATGATTATACAAGAACATCTTATACTGTCAGAATATCCACCAAATACAAAACCCCAGCGTTGGCATTTTCCAATGCGAAACCGTATTATAAGTGGTATGTCAAAAGGGACAATTGTTGTAGAAGCCAAAGACAGGAGTGGTTCATTAATTACTGCAGACCAAGCCCTACAACAAGGTAGAGAAGTTTTTGCCGTTCCAGGTTCCATTCTCAGTAATAAAAGTACAGGCACGAATAAACTAATCCAACAAGGTGCCAAGTTAGTACTATCACATATAGACATCCTTGAAGAATTAGAAGAAGAGTATTATGTTTAA
- the flgB gene encoding flagellar basal body rod protein FlgB — protein sequence MKLFSSTITTLEQAMNYSTAKQKVISHNIANSDTPNYKTKSVSFNSEFSRVLKDSMQANKTDIRHYDFKSTNSKSFSVFTKNSSSYNHNGNNVDIDKEMTELAKNQIYYNAVADRIGSKFNSLKTVIRGGK from the coding sequence TTGAAACTTTTTTCCAGTACAATAACCACTTTAGAACAAGCGATGAATTACTCAACTGCTAAGCAGAAGGTAATCTCACATAATATTGCTAATTCAGATACGCCGAATTATAAAACAAAAAGTGTTAGTTTTAATTCTGAGTTTAGTAGAGTACTAAAAGATTCCATGCAGGCGAATAAAACTGATATACGTCATTATGATTTTAAGTCTACTAACAGTAAAAGCTTCTCTGTCTTTACAAAAAACAGTAGTTCATATAACCATAACGGTAACAATGTGGATATAGATAAAGAAATGACAGAACTTGCTAAAAATCAAATTTATTATAATGCTGTTGCAGACAGAATAGGAAGTAAATTTAATTCTCTTAAAACGGTAATTAGAGGAGGGAAGTAG
- the hslV gene encoding ATP-dependent protease subunit HslV: protein MSTFHATTIFAIHHKGQCAMSGDGQVTFGNAVVMKHTARKVRRIFQGKVLAGFAGSVADAFTLFEMFEGKLEEYNGNLQRAAVELAKEWRSDKVLRKLEAMLIVMDRKDLLLVSGTGEVIEPDDGILAIGSGGNYALSAGRALKKYSGEHLTAVEIAKASLEIAGEICVYTNENIIVEEL, encoded by the coding sequence ATGTCTACGTTTCACGCAACAACGATTTTTGCAATACATCATAAAGGGCAATGTGCAATGTCAGGTGACGGTCAAGTAACTTTTGGTAATGCAGTAGTAATGAAACATACAGCCCGTAAAGTGCGAAGAATCTTTCAAGGGAAAGTTTTAGCTGGATTTGCTGGTTCGGTCGCAGATGCGTTTACTTTATTTGAGATGTTTGAAGGGAAATTAGAAGAATACAATGGTAATCTCCAAAGAGCTGCTGTTGAACTTGCTAAAGAATGGCGTAGTGACAAAGTATTAAGAAAGCTTGAAGCAATGTTAATTGTTATGGATAGAAAGGATCTTTTACTTGTATCTGGCACAGGTGAAGTGATTGAGCCTGATGATGGGATCCTAGCAATTGGTTCAGGGGGTAATTATGCATTGTCGGCAGGTCGTGCGCTGAAGAAATACTCAGGAGAACATTTGACTGCGGTAGAAATAGCTAAGGCTTCATTAGAGATTGCTGGTGAAATTTGTGTTTATACGAACGAAAATATTATTGTCGAAGAGCTATAA
- the trmFO gene encoding FADH(2)-oxidizing methylenetetrahydrofolate--tRNA-(uracil(54)-C(5))-methyltransferase TrmFO, with protein MNDVFVNVIGAGLAGSEAAWQVAKRGVKVHLYEMRPVKQTPAHHTDKFAELVCSNSLRGNSLTNAVGVLKEEMRYLDSVIISSADACAVPAGGALAVDRHEFAGNVTERVKNHPNVTVFNEEITEIPKGTTIIATGPLTSQALSNQLRELTGEDYLYFYDAAAPILEKDSIDMDKVYLKSRYDKGEAAYLNCPMTEEEFDRFYEALTTAETVPLKEFEKEIFFEGCMPVEVMANRGKKTLLFGPMKPVGLEDPKTGKRPYAVVQLRQDDAAGTLYNIVGFQTHLKWGPQKEVIRLIPGLENAEIVRYGVMHRNTFINSPSLLKPTYQYKDREDLFFAGQMTGVEGYVESAASGLVAGINAANHVLGNELLTFPPETAIGSMARYITSTSSKNFQPMNANFGLFPDLDRKIKNKQERYEQYADRALKTIQNFIKK; from the coding sequence ATGAATGATGTTTTTGTAAATGTAATAGGAGCAGGATTGGCTGGTAGCGAAGCAGCCTGGCAAGTAGCGAAAAGAGGAGTAAAAGTTCATTTATATGAAATGAGACCTGTAAAGCAAACGCCAGCTCACCATACAGATAAATTTGCAGAATTAGTTTGTAGTAATTCTTTACGAGGAAATTCATTAACAAATGCAGTTGGCGTTTTGAAAGAAGAAATGCGTTACCTAGACTCTGTAATAATAAGCTCTGCAGATGCTTGTGCAGTTCCAGCTGGAGGAGCATTGGCTGTAGATCGTCATGAATTTGCAGGAAATGTAACAGAAAGAGTTAAAAACCATCCAAATGTTACAGTATTTAATGAAGAAATTACTGAGATACCTAAAGGAACTACAATCATTGCAACAGGGCCTTTGACTTCCCAGGCGTTATCAAATCAATTAAGAGAGCTAACAGGGGAAGATTATCTATATTTCTACGATGCAGCTGCACCCATTCTTGAAAAAGATAGTATTGATATGGATAAGGTTTACCTTAAGTCTAGGTATGATAAGGGAGAAGCCGCATATCTTAATTGTCCAATGACGGAAGAGGAATTTGATCGATTTTATGAAGCATTAACAACTGCTGAGACAGTCCCTTTAAAGGAATTTGAGAAGGAAATCTTTTTTGAAGGTTGTATGCCAGTCGAAGTAATGGCAAATCGAGGGAAGAAAACATTACTTTTTGGCCCGATGAAGCCCGTTGGTTTAGAGGACCCTAAAACAGGGAAGAGACCATATGCAGTTGTTCAACTTAGACAGGACGATGCTGCTGGTACATTATATAATATTGTAGGATTTCAAACCCATTTAAAGTGGGGCCCACAAAAAGAAGTTATTCGTTTGATTCCTGGGTTAGAGAATGCAGAAATTGTACGATACGGAGTTATGCATCGAAATACGTTTATCAATTCACCGAGCTTATTAAAACCAACATACCAATATAAAGACAGAGAAGACTTATTCTTTGCGGGTCAAATGACCGGTGTGGAAGGTTATGTTGAATCGGCTGCTTCAGGGTTAGTTGCAGGAATAAACGCTGCTAACCATGTTTTAGGAAATGAATTATTAACTTTTCCACCTGAGACGGCAATAGGAAGTATGGCTAGATATATTACCTCTACCAGCTCAAAGAACTTTCAGCCTATGAATGCGAATTTTGGCTTATTTCCAGATCTTGATCGAAAAATCAAAAATAAACAAGAGCGTTATGAACAGTATGCTGATAGAGCATTAAAAACAATTCAGAATTTTATAAAAAAATAA